One region of Streptomyces rishiriensis genomic DNA includes:
- a CDS encoding flavin reductase family protein, with amino-acid sequence MSPDLLEPAALTTVSETPSRHAEGVSNDEFRAAMSRLADGVVLVTAREASLDPDDPGAPDGEDVGMTATAFMSVSLDPPLVLVGLRTGSRMDDLLDEQPLWAVSVLSENQRHIAGRFAMKGRISDRLLFEDLPRVRGEVTGAPLVDGALATLECRTEQRVTAGDHTLVIGRVLTASAPNADGGPLMYFRGRYRQLG; translated from the coding sequence ATGTCCCCAGACCTACTCGAGCCGGCCGCGCTCACCACCGTGTCCGAGACTCCCTCCAGGCATGCTGAGGGAGTGAGCAACGACGAGTTCCGCGCCGCCATGTCCCGGCTCGCCGACGGCGTGGTCCTGGTGACCGCCCGGGAAGCGTCCCTCGACCCGGACGACCCCGGGGCGCCCGACGGCGAGGACGTCGGCATGACCGCGACGGCGTTCATGTCGGTCTCCCTGGACCCGCCCCTGGTCCTGGTCGGTCTGCGCACGGGCTCCCGCATGGACGACCTGCTCGACGAGCAGCCCCTGTGGGCGGTGTCGGTGCTCTCCGAGAACCAGCGGCACATCGCGGGCCGCTTCGCCATGAAGGGCCGTATCAGCGACCGGCTGCTCTTCGAGGACCTCCCCCGCGTCCGCGGCGAGGTCACCGGCGCGCCCCTGGTCGACGGCGCCCTGGCGACCCTGGAGTGCCGCACCGAGCAGCGGGTCACGGCCGGCGACCACACCCTGGTGATCGGCCGCGTGCTCACCGCGTCGGCGCCGAACGCGGACGGCGGCCCGCTGATGTATTTCCGGGGCCGTTACCGCCAGTTGGGGTGA
- a CDS encoding GNAT family N-acetyltransferase: protein MKTSGPRLEKVTPSNFEAATGIRVRPGQEFAVSPVMQSLAEAHVHPAGVAWPRLIVDGDRPVGFLMAFLDIDWNGRGDGGPIRSGLWRLNIAAAEQGRGYGRFAVESVAAELRRRGTAEMYVTWHEGENGPADFYLGLGFRKSGETSEGETVGVLALD from the coding sequence ATGAAGACGTCAGGGCCCCGCCTCGAGAAAGTCACCCCCTCGAATTTCGAGGCCGCGACCGGCATTCGGGTACGCCCCGGCCAGGAGTTCGCGGTCTCTCCGGTGATGCAGTCGCTCGCGGAGGCCCATGTCCATCCCGCGGGGGTCGCCTGGCCACGGCTGATCGTGGACGGCGACCGTCCCGTCGGCTTTCTGATGGCCTTCCTCGACATCGACTGGAACGGCCGCGGCGACGGCGGCCCGATCCGCTCCGGGCTGTGGCGGCTGAACATCGCCGCCGCCGAACAGGGCCGCGGCTACGGCCGGTTCGCCGTGGAGTCCGTCGCAGCGGAACTGCGCCGCCGGGGCACCGCGGAGATGTACGTGACCTGGCACGAGGGCGAGAACGGCCCCGCGGATTTCTATCTCGGACTGGGCTTCCGGAAGAGCGGGGAGACCAGCGAGGGGGAGACGGTCGGCGTCCTCGCCCTGGACTAG
- the arfB gene encoding alternative ribosome rescue aminoacyl-tRNA hydrolase ArfB, with product MVGMSGPYLVRGSVSLPEAELMWRFSRSSGPGGQHVNTSDSQVELRFDLARTEALPEVWKARALERLAGRLVEGVVTVRSSEHRSQWRNRETAAVRLAALLAEATAPPPKPRRPTRIPRGINERRLREKKQRSQTKRGRDGRDWG from the coding sequence ATGGTCGGCATGTCTGGTCCCTATCTCGTCCGCGGCTCCGTCTCGCTTCCCGAGGCCGAGCTCATGTGGCGTTTCTCGCGGTCTTCGGGGCCGGGCGGGCAGCACGTCAACACCAGCGACTCGCAGGTGGAGCTCCGCTTCGACCTCGCGCGCACCGAGGCCCTGCCCGAGGTGTGGAAGGCGCGGGCGCTCGAGCGGTTGGCCGGTCGGCTGGTCGAAGGCGTCGTCACCGTCCGCTCCTCCGAGCACCGCTCCCAGTGGCGCAACCGCGAGACCGCCGCCGTGCGCCTCGCGGCGCTCCTCGCGGAGGCCACCGCCCCGCCGCCCAAGCCGCGCCGGCCCACCCGGATCCCGCGCGGGATCAACGAGCGCCGGCTGCGGGAGAAGAAGCAGCGCTCGCAGACGAAGCGCGGCCGGGACGGCCGGGACTGGGGCTGA
- a CDS encoding TerD family protein produces the protein MAVSLSKGGNVSLTKEAPGLTAVTVGLGWDVRTTTGTDFDLDASAIAVNPQGKVYSDGHFVFFNNKQTPDQTIVHTGDNRTGEGAGDDEAINVNLAGLPADVEKIVFPVSIYDAENRSQNFGQVRNAYIRIVNQAGGAEIARYDLSEDAATETAMVFGELYRNGAEWKFRAVGQGYASGLVGIAQDFGVSV, from the coding sequence ATGGCTGTAAGCCTGTCCAAGGGTGGCAACGTCTCGCTCACCAAGGAGGCTCCGGGCCTGACCGCCGTCACCGTGGGCCTCGGCTGGGACGTCCGCACCACCACCGGCACGGACTTCGACCTCGACGCCTCGGCGATCGCGGTCAACCCCCAGGGCAAGGTCTACTCCGACGGTCACTTCGTCTTCTTCAACAACAAGCAGACGCCGGACCAGACCATCGTCCACACGGGCGACAACCGCACCGGCGAGGGCGCGGGCGACGACGAGGCGATCAACGTCAACCTGGCCGGTCTCCCGGCCGACGTCGAGAAGATCGTCTTCCCGGTCTCGATCTACGACGCGGAGAACCGCTCGCAGAACTTCGGCCAGGTCCGCAACGCCTACATCCGCATCGTCAACCAGGCCGGCGGCGCCGAGATCGCCCGCTACGACCTCTCGGAGGACGCGGCCACCGAGACGGCCATGGTCTTCGGCGAGCTCTACCGCAACGGCGCGGAGTGGAAGTTCCGCGCGGTCGGCCAGGGCTACGCGTCGGGCCTCGTGGGTATCGCCCAGGACTTCGGCGTGAGCGTCTGA